A window of Rosa rugosa chromosome 7, drRosRugo1.1, whole genome shotgun sequence genomic DNA:
TTATCTttaacaaagagaagatcacaTCCCTCCACATCATGGATGAACAACCCACAGCTCTTGCACAATCCTTTCACCCTTTCATAAAAAAAGGATAAATTAACCACCACAGTAGGAGAGAAAGAAAACTTACAGTAGAACCTGAAGCGACGCTTTGAGTTAATCACCAGACGGATGCGCTGTTCTTCATCCTTACGATAGAGAGCCACTTGATCAAACTGCTCCACTTTCCCGGTAAAGGATCCAATCATGGACAAAGCTAGTTTGTTACGAAGCTTCGGAGGCAATCCTCTTACTGCCATCCAGATTTCCAAAAAATAATGCAGAACAAAATCGATGGCCGACACACCGGCGTACGATGCTACAACGAGCATGTTGCTCCGGTAAAACCAAGGGCCGCTATTGAGATATTTGTTTCGATCTGATTCACGATCAAATTGCAATACAAATCTCTCCTCGCATGCACTGAAAGCCTTGTCGCATCCTCCCCATGGTAATGATGGATCCAACCAAACCAGCGACATTAGGATTTCATGTGAGTATTTTCCCCACCATATAGTGAGATCAATATGCACCTTTTTAGACAAGGCGAAGGCTGTAGCCAAGGTGGAGATGGAGTCTGCCATGGAGAAGTGTTGAGAATTGTAGAAGACGGAACCGTCAGtgataaaccctagcagagaggaTGCTAGCTAGGTCAGGGAAAAAAGTTAGTAAAGACTGTTCCCCCTTGCTAAAACTTTAAATAGCGCTAGAGATAATATCTCAACCTATATTCTTGGAAGAATAATACACATGCATACTTTAGGATGACTAAAACGAAAATCGCTCATTTATCCATATAAAAAATTTACTTCATAAACTGACCTGAACAAGTTTATGAGCCACTACATAGCACCACTTGAAAAAAATCTCCGAGACAATGCTCACCCGAATCAATAAGACACATTGCTTTCGCAAGATCGGATTCATTGTTTGGTGTTATCAAAAGCAACCAAAGTTTTCTTACTCCTTTAGGAAATCAACTATATATGATGGGGCCTAAACATCTAAACACCTATACTTTTAAAAGTTTAATCTTAGGGAAAAATGCACAGACAGTGGCTAGACACTTCGAgtactgtcaaaatgatacctgaactttaaaatttatcaatgtgatacctggacttatattttcttgtcaacgtagtacctatgtcaactttccgtcacggcgcCGTCTATTTGACCACGTGTAACGCACGTGAGGCCGGAAATGAGAGCTAAATGACTGATGTGCCctcaaattatttttttatctcaatcataatttaatatgaataaaataattaattttttttataattaattctaaaaaaaatgaatttgaaAGCTTGTTCATCATCGGTTCTTTTCTCTCATTCATCATCAGTTAcccataatttcttcttctctctcattcatCATCAGGAGATTGAACAAGGACTttgaaagcttgtttctttgaaattgaattgggGCTGGTGTTTGGGAAATGATGATATAGCGGCCATGTGAGGTTCTTCATAGGCCATCTTTCAATTTGAATCAAGTAATTAAGGTGTTCTTTTCTTGCTTCCATGGTTCTTGAACCCAGACATAAAAGAAAACACAACcaccaacagaaaaccaaactTCTTGGATTCCAAAATTGGAAGATGGGCTCTCTCTCTATGGTCTATACTTATTTTTTACTCTCTACTTTGTAGAACACCTTCACCAACCAAAAACCAAACTTCCTCAACCGATTTTGGTAGTGATATCCATAACCAAACTTTCTCATACATTTTGTGTCTTCAATCCAACAActcaaaacccaaatcaaaagtGATAATCTTTTCTTATATCAGAATATGGGGTACCTTTCTTGCAAAGCTGAATCTGCTGTCTCTGTCTCCAATTCCCAGATCGCATCATCCGATGAAAAACCCATCAAGATCCAACACTTCGATTATAGTGATCTCGTGGCTGCCACCAATGCATGGCTTCTCTGATCAGAAGCTCTTAGGCAAAGGAAGCCATGGCTATGTCTACAAAGCTGTACTTCGGGGCCGTCTTGTTGCCGTCAATAGACCGTCCAGATCTCATAGCCGAATTCCTAGACCCACTTAGATTTCTGGGCTTGAAGCCACCAACGAAATCGAGATCTTGTCAAAGATTCAGAGCCCAAGATTGGGCAATCTTTTGTCGAGTTTTTGAAGATGAACAGGAATGGGTTTTCCTATTGCTGggatttcttttgctttttttgctgggtttaagaagatgaagatgaagatgaagaattgTTAGGTTCAGACTTATTGGAttcagatttttttatttttttatttttttatttttttatttttttattttttttatttttttatttttttatttttttatttttttatttttttatttttttatttttttatttttttatttttttatttttttatttttttatttttttatttttttatttttttatttttttatttttttatttttttatttttttatttttttatttttttatttttttatttttttatttttttttgagtatGTATTGGATTGGGATCTTGGTTAATAGaacaaagtaaaaaaatttattcatcttttattttcaatataataaattatttagttatttagtttttatttttaattttgaatttattcttTTAAGATTTGTTGGAGtgaaaaagtcttttttgccctcattttcagCCTCACGTGCGTCACACGTGGTTAAAATTGACGGTGCCATGACAAAAAGTTgacgtaggtactacgttgacaagaaaatataagtccatgtatcacattgataagttTTAAAGTCCATGTATTATTTTGACAGTACTCGAAGTGTCTAGACACTGTCTGTACATTTTTCCCTTAATCTTATTCATCTCATCTCTATTCCAAGTAACTGTGTAAGTAAACATATCACATTACTTTAGTAAAGAAAATAAACACTGTTGGGAAATATTTTCCGACGAGCTGTCGTTGGAATCACCTATGTTAAAAACAACGGAGGCCTCCTCCACATAATCACATATGTTGCAACGTCTTCAATAACATCTGCCGTGAGAAGTTCAAGTACCACAGAGGGATCCACAGCACCTTTTCCCGCCAAAAGTTAGTAGGCCTTTTGGGCTCTGCTTTAGTGGGCTTGGAGCAATATACTCTTCTCCCTCGCATCACTATCTCACTTCCATTTTGCTTTTCTATGTTTCAGTTCAGAGTTCAACACTTTGAATCTCAACTTATCAATTCAGAGTTCCGCCGGACCCTTAAGGGCCTTAGCTTCAAGTCTCGCTCAGGAGGTTGGGATTTTACTGCCCCTTTTTTTTATCACtgtttaattttcttttggCCTGTTTTCTGTTTTATGGTGGTGGAAAGTTGAAACCTTGGAGAAAACCCATGAACTGAAAGCATAGCATTGGTATGAATGAGTGTTTATATagtaacaaaaacccataaTTTCATATAACCCATTTATATGGTGTCAAGTAATTCAGGTTTTAGTCTTTGATGAGAGCATTGGTGAATCTATGTTGCGAGTTTCTCTGTTTGGCAGCCAAGAGATTGATGTTTGAGAGTTGAGATAGAAAATTTGAATTAAAGTTTCCACCGATGctgatttaatttatttgaaAATATTAAACTGCTGCCGCCATACCTTTGGAGAAACATGGATGTTCCATATGAGTTTACCATCTGAATTATTGATATCAATTTCTTCGGTTTTGATTGGTATGGTCTTTGGTTTGGTCCAAAATCTGTCTTTTTTGAAGTCTCTTGGATttcttatactatttttgattACCAATTCATTTACTTAACCCTTTAGGTGCAACTTTTAGCATTATTGTCATCCAGTTTCCTGTTTCTGTTGAATAATGATTCGTGATTTTTTCTGTaaagttttttcttttggttgttgTGGGCTTCAGGGGACTTGAATTTTAGAGTCTAGGTTTATCATCCTAACTGATCACGTTTATTCGCTGACTTTAATTGAAACAATAGCAATTTATGTGGCCCCAAAAATTAGTAGTTCCTTATCTAGTGAATTGGAAGTGTTTTCTTGTTcacttgttttaattttaagtttttagATGGATACTGCACCGTGTTTTTCTAACCAGCTACTCATCTCTAGATATCATTGTTAGGTTTGTCTAGTGGTTAAGCTTGTAAAATAATGTACAGGTACTTAAGATGGAATATGCTTAGTGAGcctctttcttttttaatattGTTAGCTTATGAGttgaactgttttttttttcccttttctcaaGAGTGGCCTTCTAGTTTTCATGGTGTATCGTAGTTGTTAGGGTTTATAGGATTTTAATCTGGGAAATTCTGGACCCTCTTTTTGGTTGTGTAGAAATATTGTAAATTCTGTTGGTCTTTTTAATGTTGCAGGAGAATGACAAAGCTTGTAGCTCCATCCCACTTCCAACGGTCCTATAGGTTGTCTTAGAACCACAGAATAGTATCGGTCTAATGGTGCGCAAGTATAAGCTCCGCCCACGGCCAACTGCTAGAGTAGACAGATTTAGTATCCTTCCAGATGAAGTTGCTCATCATATTCTTTCATTCCTCAAGTTCATAGATCTTGTTCGAGTGAGCACTGTCTCTAAAACATGCAGAAGATTTTATCTATCAATTCCCTCATTGAAAATCAATCGATATAATCTTTATGCTAGAAGAGATCAGGAGGAAGTAGAGTTATTGAATTTTTTGGACAGGTACTTTTTTAATCGTGGGGATAATAGGATACAGCATTTTCACATCCACTGGAGTTTCAATTGGAAGCCTTCTAATGAGCAGATTCAAGTAACTGAATGGATTGATAAAGCAGTAAGGTGTGATGTTGAAGTTCTCGACATTAGTTTCTGTGCACTTCCACCCTTGTTTGTGATGCCGTCTTCTGTCTTTGTTTCTCAATCTTTGAGGTCTCTATCAGTGCACTTGCATGGGGTGATTCTTCAAgctccttcatcatctcttttATGTAATCTGCATTCCTTGAAGTTGAGTGAAATTAAAATAGTAGATGAGTGCCTTTTCAAATGGATATCATGTTCCTGCAAATGCATTAAGGAGTTGCAGCTTGATCAGATTAGAGGGTTGCCAAAGATCACCATCGAAAGCTCATCGTTGAAATCATTTAAGGTTTGGAGTAAGGACCTCTTCCATCTCAACATCTTTGGTGATAAAATCGAAGATATACATATAACTTGGAGGAAATTTTATCCACCACCTAGCAGAAAATGGTTAAACATATCTGCTCCAAATCTTAAGTATTTGAAATGGGAAGGCAATTTGATGAATATCCAAAATCTTGGGATATTAATGAGTTTGGAAAAAGCTGTGGTTTTTCTAGAGTCTGCTGTAAATGAATTTGACAATGTATTTAAGGTTATCTGCAGCATCAGCAGAGCTAAAGTTGTTATTCTAAATGAATGGACCATTAAGGTAAAGATACGGTACTGGTTAGACTATTTGACTTTTAGTTAAACAAGTATTTTGCAATTGATCTCATATCTTTTCTAGAATATTTTATATACATGTTTCAATAATTGTGATACCATTGCTGTAATTACTTTCTAGAGTAGTGGTACTAATTAACTGGGATGTAGTTGTGCAGCTGATATTTAGGCAGAAGCTTTTTTTTGGAATGCCATGTCTGTAAATGGAGTTTTAGGTTGATACTTGcataattataaagaaaaaaaaaaacagagagaacaaaagaaaaggaagtttATTTACTGGAGTTTAATATTTTGATATGTTAATGTAACTTTAATTTATAATCTGATTCTGATTTTATATTGCACCAGTTAGTTAAACATTAGAGGGTCAATCTTTTATTGTTAAATACTTCTCCTTTGAAAAATTGCATGCAGGCTTTGTTGAGGGAATATATCATTCCCACACCATTAGATGATCTTTGTTGCTTCGGTGTGGAACTTAAGAACTTGAATGATGACCTTGTTCCTGCAGTGGTCTCTCTTCTTAGAGAAATGCCTAATCTGAATACTTTGCAAATACAGTGTAGTCCTCGCTCAAGTGTTGCTAATTCTCGAGTAAGTGAAGTCATATTGCCTCTCAATCTCCCCTCTTTCGATTCACATGTATTTTTTGTGATGTTATTTCTAGAATCAAGTGGATATTGCTCATGTATAGTTACTAAATAATATGATCTCTTCCATTTTTGGTGGGTTTGTTTAATAGAGAAGGTTTTTGTGACTTATTGATACAGGAACGAGTGgcaataataaaaatattaatatattataaACTTGTGGATTGAGCATTTCAGGGTCTGGAAATAGGCCCATATTTATTCTTATGGTTTGTTTGACAATTTTAATTGATTTTGTTGTTGCCTCGTTCTCTTCCAGTGTTCTGGGATTGATATGGGATTCTGGAAATTGCAAAACCTTGCTTTCATTTACCAGCTCAAGGAGGCAAAGCTATGGCTTTCCAATGGATCGAATGGAATTGAATTGGCAAAGTATATCCTGGAGCATGCTCAGAACTTGGAGAAAATGGTCATATTTCATTTATTCAAGGACTCTGATGTTGTAAGGGAGTTAAAAAGCAAGATGATATCCAATGCCACAGTTGTCTGTCATGTCAGCAAGGATGAAAGAGCAACCTCATTACGTTTTATTCGTTAGGTTTGTTTCATTGTTGGAACTTTATCTCAGATGTGTAAAGTTGCATTGTGCCATTTTTACTAATTTAGACTTTTAGAGTGAACTATCTGATCTTTAGTATATTTGTGTTCAGCGTActtctattttataattgtcatatTCAGGTTTGCCCAGACGGCCAGATGTATTATTTTAGGTAAAATAGTTGTGGAATAAGAAATGACCAGGACTCCTGAAAAATGCTAACTAAATTAAAGAGGGGTTTTCTTCTGGTTAAATAGCAAAGATTAAAGGAGAGGCTTAGTGAGAACATGACAATGCAATGCATTATACATATCCAAAGGTAAGGTTTCTGTAATTAACCAATCTTTGGCTATATATTTTGGGGTGAAACTAGAAAATCAAATACTATCTCCTCTGGAGTGACTGTGAAAGCCAGTTAGCTCCATTAGAACTATGTTGGAACAGTGTAAGTTGTACTCATAAGCTTTTACTGTTTTTGGGAATTCTTTCTTTGACTTTAGGACTATGGTTTTATGATTTACAGTGGAAGTCGTACCTGTTacctaccttttttttttttttttttttttttttcgaatttGCCCGCGGAGAAGACCTTGTTGACTGACCTAGCTTGTGGGAGGTCCTTCATCATTGTTTGGAGTATAAGCAATTGAATTCTCAAAAATCTTCTAGGTACAAGAAGATAAAAGGGAGGAAAAGGTTCTGAGTCCTAATTGGTATATGCAACTCCTTATATTCTATTAACTTCGACGAAAAAACAAACTCCTTATCTTCTATCTTGAAATTAATGTCTTTTGTTACCATGAACCAATAATGAATAAATCGTCACTTTTAAGATAGAATCGAATTTGCTCACCACTTAAACTCAGAGAATCCGGATCCTTCAGATATCAGCTTACCTCGGGGAGACATGGAGTTTTAGATCACATTCtaattagggaaaatttcgcaaacagtacaccaagtaaaggccactaataattcttatacataaagttccaaaccaaacatttcggtacacgaaatctgaaactcgacccactatcagtacacgacgtcaatttttgacaccaaaatatccattatgccctcagtttttttttttttaaataattttttttttctgttatttttttttccttcgtttttatctctttcttcttccttcttccgggctcactccctcgcttccaacgccgccttcctcacctccacgctcactccctcgcttccaacgccgcccttgccctccaattgaacACCCATTCCTCCACCCGAGAGCAGGTTCTGCTCTAAATTTAGGAGctgggtttttgaatttgattgtgattCTTGTGGTACAACTCTGAATTGTTGCATATCTTGTTCAAAGTTTGGATCTTTCTTATCTGGGCGTGTTGCTTTTAATTCGAATTAGGAGGTTTCTCTATCTGGGTCTTTGATTTTGAAGCAGGAGTTAGATTTTcccattgtttttttttctctctctcatttctttTCACTCTAAAAACTCTcacactctttctctctctactctctctctctctctctctctctctctctctctctctctctacgagACAAATTGTGGTCAATCTCGCGGATCAGATAAAGCTGTTGGCAACTCCAAAACATCAGTTGAAACTGGAGATGACATGGAATCATCAAAGAAAGCTATACTAGACAAGTTAGAGGAGAGGAAAAGAGAATTGGTTTGTTGCTCTTTCTTTTGATCTTAAAATTTTCTCAcatcttgttcttttttcagaGTGCGTGTGCACCTGTGTTATCTTATTTTGGTGGCTGAGAAGTTAACAGAGgtgggtgagctcgggcttcttctcacatgaaaatagaggtgggtttcgtggagccggaagaaggaagaagaaagagatagaaacgaaggaaaaaaaaataacagaaaaaaaattattaaaaaaaaaaaactaagggcataatggacattttggtgtcaaaaattgacgtcatgtactgatagtgggtcgagtttcagatttcgtgtaccgaaatgtttggtttggaactttatgtataagaattattagtggcctttacttggtgtactgtttgtgaaattttcccttctaATTAATAGATTATCTACACCGCGCTTAgtattcatgaatcatgataGATTAACATCCTCTTAATCAAATTAATTTGCGCCCACTTTTGGTGCATGAACAAGTCTCGATTATCTAAAAAGTCTCTGTACGCCGATCAATTAAGAGCCCGACTCCTCGATATTCAGCATATTTAAGGAGTACTCTCTTCGTTGGTAGAGTAATTTATATGCTACCACTTATTTGTATAAATGGGGTCGTTTCTTTCGTTCCTTCATATATATGCTACCACCTAGTGTtcttgaaaatgaaaaagaaaccGAGAACCCTGGAGAGGTTCAGTGATCTTCCTGACCAAGTTGCCCATCACATTCTTTCCTTTCTCACCATAAGAGACTTAACTCGGTTCGGTACCACGTCcaaaaaatggagagagctttacCTATCAGCTCCATCATTGAACTTTAAGGTAGATCCGTAGATGCTTCCTTCAGAAGATTAACGGCCAAGCGAGCTAAGTTGCTGAACTCTGTGGAAAGGTTCTTGCTTCAACGTGGTAATAATTCAATACTCTGCTTTCGCGTTTCTTGGGTTTTCCATGAAAATGGAAGGGCAAGGATGCGTGATGAGCAGTTTCGATTCGCCTCGTGGATCCAGAATGCTGTAAGGTGTAATGCCGAGGTGATCGAACTAGATTTTACTGTCAGTGAGTTCATGTTGCCCTCATGCATCTGGATTTCCACCCACTTCTCTGAGGTCCCTAGTGGTAGGCTCAAGTTATATGATTTTTCAAGTGCCCTCCCTTTATTTCTCATGTAATCTGTATTCCTTAAAGTTGAGAGGCGTAAGCATAGAAGACAAAAAATTTTGTAAATGGATCTCATGTTCTTGCAAATGTCTTGAGGAGTTATCGCTTGATCATATTGGTGGCAAAGGGTTGAAAAATATCACCATCGAAAGCTCCTCTTTGCAAGCGATCAGTTTGTTGGAAAGTGGATTCTGCCATCTCAATGTCTTATGTGAGAAACTTGAAGATCTATATGTAAATTGCGAATATTCTAGTGGGATATCGATGAATATTTCTGCTCCAAATCTCAAACACTTCAGGTGGACTGGAAATTTGATGAGTCATCCAAATGTTGGAAATTTAACGCGTTTAGAAAAAGTTGAGCTTTTTCTATCCCCTCGAGTAGATGACTTTGACAGCCTATTGGAGTTCCTTTCTGGTATTCGCAGGACTAAAGTTCTTATTTTAGATGGGATGACTATGAAGGTAAAGTGGCTTATCCCTAGCTTTCACTCCCTCAGTTTTGTAACTTTTGTTTATGTGTCTAAGATACGTCCGTATCGTATGGATCAATAGCGTTTTAGTTGTATGTTTCTATAATTTCAACATTGGTTTAAAACGGAGTTATAGCTGCTCGCTATGACTAAAGAAATCATTTATTTACTTCTTTAGTTTGACAGTTTCTTTATATCATCACGATTTACAAATAGAAGAATAGATTCTACATCATTTTATTCATCTAGCTAGGTTGATCTATATATGTATTTATTAGTTAGGATGTCTTTATATGACCACTTTAGTTATCACTTCCTCTTAGTGATAAGTATCTTTCGGCCTTCATATTGCAGGCTATGTTTAAGGGAGGTTCCATTCCATTACCATTAGATGAGATTAGTAATTTAGGCATGCATATTGAAAGCTTGGGTGATGGTCTAGTCCCGGCAATGGTCTCTTTTCTCAGAGGAATGACTAATTTGAATACTCTCTGGGTAAAATCTGCCAATAGGCCCAAAAAACCATCCTCTCTACAGGTTGAGGTAAGTAATAGCTAGTGCGGATGTTGCCTCTGTATTTTGTTTTAGAACGGTGAGCATACAGAAGAATAAAATGTTTCCTTATCTCTGgcagattattattattttttggatGAATTTTGCAAAGATTAATTTGatattgattttatttttctaggCATCTGGGTTTAAGATGGGTTTTTGGAAATCCCAAAGGCTTGCTTTCGTTTCTCAACTTAAGGAGGTAAGAATAGATAGAGCTTTCAAATGGGAGTAATGAGATCGAGTTAGCAAGGTATTTGCTGAAGCATGCTCATAATTTGAAGGAAATGGTCCTACTTTATTGGCCCCAGCAGTCCTATCTTTTAGAGAAGATTATCGGAAAGAAGATTGTTTCTACTGCCAAGCTTGTCttgcagaaaaaaaagaaatgagcTGGGAGTGTGCATTTCTTTTGAATGAGGCCGCCCTGTTACCTATTTCTTTGGTGTTCCATATTGATCCATGTATGCCCTGGGTGGTAGTTTTGGTAAGCAAATTAATTTATAAGGTAATATGGA
This region includes:
- the LOC133719683 gene encoding putative F-box/FBD/LRR-repeat protein At4g03220: MVRKYKLRPRPTARVDRFSILPDEVAHHILSFLKFIDLVRVSTVSKTCRRFYLSIPSLKINRYNLYARRDQEEVELLNFLDRYFFNRGDNRIQHFHIHWSFNWKPSNEQIQVTEWIDKAVRCDVEVLDISFCALPPLFVMPSSVFVSQSLRSLSVHLHGVILQAPSSSLLCNLHSLKLSEIKIVDECLFKWISCSCKCIKELQLDQIRGLPKITIESSSLKSFKVWSKDLFHLNIFGDKIEDIHITWRKFYPPPSRKWLNISAPNLKYLKWEGNLMNIQNLGILMSLEKAVVFLESAVNEFDNVFKVICSISRAKVVILNEWTIKALLREYIIPTPLDDLCCFGVELKNLNDDLVPAVVSLLREMPNLNTLQIQCSPRSSVANSRCSGIDMGFWKLQNLAFIYQLKEAKLWLSNGSNGIELAKYILEHAQNLEKMVIFHLFKDSDVVRELKSKMISNATVVCHVSKDERATSLRFIR